In Congzhengia minquanensis, a single genomic region encodes these proteins:
- a CDS encoding flavodoxin has product MSKTAIIYWSGTGNTESMATAILEGAKEVNPDTKFFAVSEISAADAASYDTLILGCPAMGAEVLEEGEFEPFFAELEPNLSGKNVALFGSYGWGDGEWMREWTERTANSGAKLVESEGLMANEAPDDDALSACRALGKKAAAL; this is encoded by the coding sequence TTGAGCAAAACTGCAATTATTTATTGGAGCGGCACAGGTAACACAGAGTCTATGGCCACAGCAATTTTAGAAGGAGCAAAGGAAGTAAATCCCGATACAAAGTTTTTTGCAGTGTCGGAAATTTCTGCCGCCGACGCAGCATCTTATGACACGCTGATTTTAGGATGCCCGGCAATGGGGGCAGAGGTTTTGGAGGAAGGTGAATTTGAGCCTTTCTTTGCCGAACTTGAACCAAACCTTTCGGGGAAAAATGTTGCTCTCTTCGGCTCTTACGGCTGGGGAGACGGTGAATGGATGAGAGAATGGACAGAAAGAACGGCAAACAGCGGCGCAAAATTAGTTGAGTCCGAAGGGTTAATGGCAAACGAAGCGCCCGACGATGACGCATTGTCCGCTTGCCGCGCTCTTGGGAAAAAGGCGGCTGCACTGTAA
- a CDS encoding DUF2325 domain-containing protein has product MSIVIVGGHDRMHCRYKEICKRFGCKCKVFTQCPANFKNQIGNPDIVIVFTGTVAHKMVNVASDQAEKAGAFLKHCHSSSACALSDALTEYFDQAN; this is encoded by the coding sequence ATGAGCATTGTAATTGTGGGCGGTCATGACAGAATGCACTGCCGATATAAAGAAATATGTAAGAGGTTTGGATGTAAATGTAAGGTGTTTACCCAGTGCCCCGCCAATTTTAAAAATCAAATTGGAAACCCCGACATTGTAATTGTTTTTACCGGAACGGTGGCACACAAAATGGTAAACGTGGCATCGGACCAGGCAGAAAAAGCAGGGGCTTTTTTAAAACACTGCCACTCGTCCAGCGCATGTGCGCTAAGCGATGCGCTAACAGAATATTTTGACCAGGCAAATTAA
- a CDS encoding FeoB-associated Cys-rich membrane protein, whose product MLIWLQNNLSTLIVGVVLLAIVAFVCLSMVRNKRKGKSSCGCGCKDCALSDKCHGAGNHGG is encoded by the coding sequence ATGCTGATTTGGTTACAGAATAATTTATCAACACTGATTGTGGGCGTTGTTCTGCTTGCAATTGTGGCATTTGTTTGCCTTTCTATGGTAAGAAACAAACGAAAAGGAAAATCCTCCTGCGGCTGCGGCTGCAAAGATTGTGCGCTGTCGGACAAATGCCATGGCGCCGGCAATCACGGAGGTTAA